In the Haloferula helveola genome, one interval contains:
- a CDS encoding DUF1501 domain-containing protein yields MSIDFHSRREFLYGLGATLGTAAFNAMAEEERSGPLDPKKGHLPAKAKSCILLYLEGGPSHIDTFDPKPELSRIDGKGFKNQDKLTSGMARGDRRYVGSPFKFRQVGKGGLWMCEHFRELAGVADDLCIYRGCQGESVNHPTANLHMNTGNRLGGDPAIGSWVGYGLGSENRNLPGFVVLPGTYYPQSGAANWTNGFLPAHFQGTPLRPTGAPILDLEARGNIPRSVGRRNLDLLAELEKSHRARHPEHDDLAARMHSYELMFRMQAEVPGLLDLTGEDEKTRSMYGLDRKETQEFGRSCLLARRLVEKGVRFVQAYSSGWDSHDDLKSAHGARMAAVDRPIAALIRDLKQRGLLDETLVVILGEFGRSPDNAVSRGRVGRDHNPKAMSVVFAGGGVPAGTYVGRTDEIGGEAVEVVHPIRDLHVTLLHLLGLDDNKLTYLHGGRFKQLSQTGGNLIRELVG; encoded by the coding sequence ATGTCTATTGATTTCCATTCCCGTCGCGAATTCCTCTACGGCCTCGGTGCGACCCTCGGCACGGCCGCCTTCAACGCCATGGCCGAGGAGGAGAGGTCGGGACCGCTGGACCCGAAGAAGGGACATCTGCCCGCTAAGGCGAAGTCGTGCATTCTCCTCTACCTCGAGGGCGGGCCGAGTCACATCGACACCTTTGACCCGAAGCCGGAACTCAGCCGGATCGACGGCAAGGGCTTCAAGAACCAGGACAAGCTGACCTCGGGCATGGCCCGCGGCGACCGGCGCTACGTCGGATCGCCCTTCAAGTTCCGCCAGGTCGGCAAAGGCGGACTGTGGATGTGCGAGCACTTCCGCGAGCTGGCCGGCGTGGCGGACGATCTGTGCATCTACCGGGGATGCCAGGGAGAATCGGTCAATCACCCGACCGCCAACCTCCACATGAACACCGGCAACCGGCTCGGCGGTGATCCCGCCATCGGCTCGTGGGTCGGCTACGGCCTCGGCAGCGAGAACCGCAATCTTCCGGGATTCGTCGTACTGCCCGGCACGTACTACCCGCAGTCCGGAGCGGCGAACTGGACGAACGGCTTTCTTCCCGCCCACTTCCAGGGCACCCCGCTGCGGCCCACCGGCGCTCCGATCCTCGATCTCGAAGCACGCGGAAACATCCCGCGAAGCGTCGGGCGCCGGAACCTCGATCTGCTCGCCGAACTCGAGAAGAGCCACCGCGCCCGCCATCCGGAGCACGACGATCTCGCGGCACGCATGCATTCCTACGAACTGATGTTCCGGATGCAGGCCGAGGTTCCCGGATTGCTCGACCTCACCGGCGAGGACGAGAAGACCCGCTCGATGTACGGCTTGGACCGTAAGGAGACGCAGGAGTTCGGCCGCAGCTGCCTGCTTGCCCGCCGTTTGGTCGAAAAGGGCGTCCGGTTCGTGCAGGCTTACTCGTCGGGGTGGGACTCCCATGACGATCTCAAATCCGCCCACGGCGCGAGGATGGCCGCGGTCGACCGCCCGATCGCCGCGCTGATCCGCGACCTGAAACAGCGCGGGCTCCTCGATGAAACGCTGGTCGTGATCCTCGGCGAGTTCGGCCGCTCTCCCGACAATGCGGTCAGCCGCGGCCGGGTCGGACGCGACCACAACCCGAAAGCGATGTCCGTGGTCTTCGCCGGCGGCGGCGTTCCGGCCGGAACCTACGTCGGCCGGACCGACGAGATCGGCGGCGAAGCCGTCGAGGTCGTCCATCCGATCCGCGACCTCCACGTGACCCTCCTCCACCTGCTCGGGCTCGACGACAACAAACTCACCTACCTCCACGGCGGCCGCTTCAAACAACTCAGCCAGACCGGCGGAAACCTCATCCGCGAATTGGTCGGCTAG
- a CDS encoding PSD1 and planctomycete cytochrome C domain-containing protein — MPQSLPRLCLALLAITLPARADGESLYTQTIRPLFAQKCLSCHGDKPEKIKGDFDMRTRDGVLAGGESGDPAVVPGHPERSTLLRAITWTDPDLEMPPKENDRLTAAEVDAVKKWIEAGAPMPEPRADQAELAAGEWTSADASGRVRIGTREAETGDWSRRGYESASVWAFRTPERQEPPASGHPIDAFLNAALKTAGLEPAPKADDAVLRRRIAYDLTGLPPAPEDQALSPDELVGKLLASPHYGERMAQHWLDVTRYADSNGFSKDEIRHDAHLYRSYVIRSFNEDKPYDRFVREQIAGDELGLAGQEALAFLWMGPWEMTNMTSDAVARQNWLDDAVNTVGVTFLGQELRCAKCHDHKFDPIPIRDYYSMQAVFASTLHHRKAGSFEIRSAKPDPIRILKGGALESPGDEVRPGVLSAFAMSSEHPVPDAAKGRRAALANWIADPAHPLTARVMANRIWQWHFGRGLVDSPNVFGVAGSRPSHPELLDWLAVRFIEDGWSVKKMQRLILSSDAYRRAATHPDPGRLASEDPDGKWLATFRPRRLGAEEIRDSMLVVSGELNRKVGGPGFKAEINWEVAFQPRLAMGKLTPPWEPEPKRADRHRRSLYAMRIRNLGHPLMEVFNRPNTEMSCGRRDDTTVVTQAFTLFHSDFSRARALRLADRITKSTEPADRITVAFREVLRRSPETSELKACAKHLNEMSAHHRAHPPERDKLPTKVGLPDVEERTGRAKTTHFTLKGMAKYERDLQAWEVDAETRALAELCLVLFNSSEFLHVY, encoded by the coding sequence ATGCCCCAGTCTCTTCCACGCCTTTGCCTCGCTCTTCTTGCCATCACGCTTCCGGCGCGGGCCGACGGCGAATCGCTCTACACTCAGACCATCCGCCCGCTCTTCGCGCAGAAGTGCCTGTCCTGTCACGGCGACAAGCCGGAGAAGATCAAGGGCGACTTCGACATGCGAACCCGGGACGGCGTGCTCGCGGGCGGCGAATCAGGGGATCCGGCGGTCGTGCCCGGTCACCCCGAGCGAAGCACGCTGTTGCGGGCGATCACCTGGACGGATCCCGACCTCGAGATGCCGCCCAAGGAGAACGACCGGCTCACCGCGGCAGAGGTCGACGCGGTAAAGAAGTGGATCGAGGCAGGCGCGCCGATGCCGGAGCCCCGGGCCGATCAAGCGGAACTGGCCGCCGGAGAGTGGACGTCGGCCGATGCCTCCGGGCGCGTCCGCATCGGGACCCGTGAGGCCGAAACCGGCGACTGGAGCCGGCGCGGCTATGAATCGGCGTCCGTTTGGGCGTTCCGAACTCCGGAAAGGCAGGAACCGCCCGCTTCCGGACACCCGATCGATGCCTTTCTCAATGCCGCGCTCAAGACCGCTGGCCTGGAGCCGGCCCCGAAAGCGGACGACGCGGTGCTGCGCCGCCGGATCGCCTATGATCTGACCGGATTGCCACCGGCGCCCGAAGACCAGGCACTCTCACCCGACGAGCTGGTCGGGAAGCTGCTGGCCAGTCCCCACTACGGCGAGCGCATGGCCCAGCACTGGCTCGACGTCACGCGTTATGCCGACAGCAACGGCTTCTCGAAAGACGAAATCCGGCACGACGCCCATCTCTACCGCAGCTACGTCATCCGTAGTTTCAACGAGGACAAACCCTACGACCGCTTCGTTCGCGAGCAGATCGCGGGCGACGAACTCGGTCTCGCCGGACAGGAGGCGCTGGCCTTCCTGTGGATGGGCCCGTGGGAAATGACCAACATGACCTCCGACGCCGTGGCGCGGCAGAACTGGCTCGACGACGCGGTCAACACCGTGGGCGTCACCTTCCTCGGCCAGGAACTCCGCTGCGCCAAATGCCACGATCACAAGTTCGACCCGATTCCGATCCGCGACTACTACTCGATGCAGGCGGTATTCGCCTCGACCCTCCACCACCGCAAGGCGGGCAGTTTCGAGATCCGGTCGGCCAAGCCAGATCCGATCCGCATCCTGAAGGGCGGCGCGCTGGAGTCACCGGGCGACGAAGTGCGGCCGGGCGTTCTGAGCGCCTTCGCGATGTCGTCGGAGCATCCCGTTCCGGACGCGGCGAAGGGACGCCGTGCCGCGCTGGCGAACTGGATCGCCGACCCCGCCCACCCGCTCACCGCCCGCGTGATGGCCAACCGCATCTGGCAGTGGCACTTCGGCCGCGGCCTCGTCGACTCCCCGAATGTCTTCGGCGTCGCCGGTTCGCGGCCGAGCCATCCGGAATTGCTCGACTGGCTCGCCGTCCGCTTCATCGAGGACGGATGGTCGGTCAAGAAGATGCAACGGCTCATCCTCTCGAGCGACGCCTACCGCCGCGCCGCCACCCACCCGGACCCCGGGCGACTCGCGAGCGAAGACCCCGACGGCAAGTGGCTTGCCACCTTCCGTCCCCGCCGCCTTGGCGCGGAGGAGATCCGCGACTCGATGCTGGTCGTTTCCGGTGAACTCAACCGCAAGGTCGGAGGCCCCGGCTTCAAGGCGGAGATCAACTGGGAGGTCGCGTTCCAGCCGCGGCTCGCGATGGGAAAACTTACCCCGCCGTGGGAGCCGGAACCGAAGCGCGCCGACCGCCACCGGCGCTCGCTCTACGCGATGAGGATCCGCAATCTCGGGCACCCGCTGATGGAGGTCTTCAACCGGCCGAACACCGAGATGTCCTGCGGGCGACGCGACGACACCACGGTCGTGACCCAGGCCTTCACGCTCTTCCACAGCGATTTCAGCCGCGCCCGGGCACTGCGGCTTGCCGACCGCATCACGAAATCCACCGAGCCCGCCGACCGGATCACGGTCGCGTTCCGCGAAGTGCTCAGACGTTCCCCCGAGACGTCCGAACTGAAGGCATGCGCGAAGCATCTCAACGAGATGTCCGCCCACCACCGCGCCCATCCCCCGGAACGCGACAAGCTGCCGACCAAGGTCGGCCTGCCCGATGTCGAGGAACGCACCGGTCGCGCCAAGACCACCCATTTCACGCTGAAGGGCATGGCGAAATACGAACGCGACCTCCAGGCGTGGGAGGTCGACGCCGAAACACGCGCCCTCGCCGAACTCTGCCTCGTCCTCTTCAACTCAAGTGAGTTTCTCCATGTCTATTGA
- a CDS encoding sigma-70 family RNA polymerase sigma factor: MRRPGGDEDAGFLQEYVKLMTDHQWPLRGFILSLMPGSPDVGDVLQETNLVLWQKRKQFKLGTNFLAWACRIARYEVMHHRDRVRKHAKLPFSDEMINVLAAPKGIDASHERLLTALEGCLAKLGDKQRALIEHRYTPGKSLEAHAQTLGTTAGSLRVTLHRVRQALRRCVKETLAGGAA; encoded by the coding sequence ATGCGCCGCCCGGGAGGAGATGAAGATGCGGGATTCCTGCAGGAATATGTGAAGCTGATGACCGATCATCAGTGGCCCTTGCGCGGGTTCATCCTGTCACTGATGCCCGGCAGCCCGGATGTCGGGGACGTTTTGCAGGAGACCAATCTGGTGCTTTGGCAGAAGCGGAAGCAGTTCAAACTCGGCACCAATTTCCTCGCCTGGGCCTGCCGGATCGCGCGCTATGAGGTGATGCATCACCGGGACCGGGTAAGAAAGCACGCCAAGCTGCCGTTTTCGGACGAGATGATCAACGTCCTCGCCGCGCCGAAGGGGATCGATGCGTCGCACGAGAGGCTGCTGACGGCCCTGGAGGGGTGCTTGGCCAAGCTCGGCGACAAGCAGAGGGCGCTGATCGAGCACCGCTACACGCCCGGCAAGTCGCTTGAGGCTCATGCCCAGACGCTTGGCACCACGGCGGGCAGCCTGCGGGTCACGCTGCACCGCGTCCGCCAGGCGCTGCGCCGCTGCGTGAAGGAAACCCTTGCCGGAGGAGCCGCATGA
- a CDS encoding FecR domain-containing protein codes for MNPPELEPQILALLDGGLSPDETAALEERLLADESAMEIYLEMVALHNALESRFAATASQKASIVPMKRLMAAQQRRVIRGSLIAAAAVVVLAGVAMWMVLAPRKPVELGSIETSSDAVFSLTYEGKGEAPEGRRFVEGSRVRVSDGMIEGVFDGGVHFVAEAPCDLYVAAADKVELREGKAWFHVPPSSVGFTVEAAGLEIVDLGTEFGVVTGGGKDDEVHVLKGSVRATPLTEGAAGVVMIAGEAFRLGAGGVLEPVDLKAGAFPKELARTREVLIANASFEDDVIARDGSVATKDHTKDDYDKDMVPSGWRRFSDGEGNPDLAGGIISLAPDSFFSQVLAPTPDSDANDQTFYSAERDIYQVLGEPLKANSTYVLSVDIGDWRAAAGYAGEPGNPGFGLGVGEKPGEALLNPETTDFPPQIDGRWVRWSATFLTGDDPQGEGLPLRIELTSGRRMAWFDRVRLTVTSAEGR; via the coding sequence ATGAACCCGCCGGAGCTCGAACCCCAGATCCTTGCGCTGCTCGATGGCGGATTGTCGCCGGACGAGACGGCCGCGCTGGAGGAGCGCCTGCTGGCGGACGAGTCGGCGATGGAGATCTACTTGGAGATGGTGGCGCTTCACAACGCGCTCGAATCGCGCTTCGCGGCCACGGCTTCGCAAAAGGCTTCGATCGTCCCGATGAAGCGCTTGATGGCGGCGCAGCAACGCCGGGTGATTCGTGGTTCGTTGATCGCCGCGGCGGCGGTCGTGGTGCTGGCGGGGGTCGCGATGTGGATGGTCCTCGCTCCGCGCAAGCCGGTCGAGCTGGGCTCCATCGAGACCTCGTCGGATGCGGTGTTTTCGCTCACTTACGAGGGGAAGGGTGAGGCACCTGAGGGGAGGCGTTTCGTCGAGGGCTCCCGGGTCCGGGTTTCCGACGGAATGATCGAAGGCGTGTTCGACGGCGGCGTCCACTTCGTCGCCGAGGCGCCGTGTGATCTCTATGTTGCCGCCGCCGACAAGGTCGAGCTCCGCGAGGGCAAGGCGTGGTTCCATGTGCCGCCTTCGTCAGTCGGATTCACGGTGGAGGCTGCCGGGCTTGAAATCGTCGATCTCGGCACCGAGTTCGGGGTGGTCACGGGTGGCGGTAAGGACGACGAGGTCCACGTGCTCAAGGGGTCGGTGCGCGCGACACCGCTCACCGAAGGTGCGGCCGGCGTGGTCATGATTGCCGGCGAGGCGTTCCGTCTCGGTGCCGGCGGAGTACTCGAACCGGTGGACCTGAAGGCGGGGGCTTTCCCGAAGGAACTGGCCCGCACCCGGGAGGTTCTGATCGCGAATGCCAGTTTCGAGGACGACGTGATTGCCCGCGATGGAAGTGTGGCGACGAAGGACCACACCAAGGACGACTACGACAAAGACATGGTTCCGTCGGGTTGGCGCCGGTTCAGCGATGGGGAGGGGAATCCCGACCTCGCCGGCGGGATCATCTCGTTGGCCCCCGACAGTTTCTTCAGCCAGGTCCTCGCTCCGACTCCGGACAGCGATGCCAACGACCAGACTTTCTATTCGGCGGAGCGCGACATCTACCAGGTGCTCGGGGAGCCGTTGAAGGCGAACAGCACGTATGTGCTTTCGGTCGACATCGGGGACTGGCGGGCCGCGGCAGGCTACGCCGGAGAACCCGGCAACCCGGGGTTCGGGTTGGGCGTGGGCGAGAAGCCGGGAGAGGCGTTGCTGAATCCCGAAACGACCGACTTTCCGCCGCAGATCGACGGCCGCTGGGTCCGCTGGAGCGCGACTTTCTTGACCGGTGATGACCCGCAGGGCGAAGGTCTGCCGCTGCGGATCGAGCTTACGAGCGGCAGACGCATGGCGTGGTTCGACCGGGTCCGCCTGACCGTGACTTCGGCGGAAGGCCGCTGA
- a CDS encoding LamG-like jellyroll fold domain-containing protein has product MRQIQKPSAFAALVGSALALLAAPASAALLAHYSFDSNFTDDSGNSNDLTTGGGTPNITTTSGEHVFGGGALNLDKASNEFLEPTVDFGFSTTDEWSVSFWARRRPGAGAPTGMVVGDNTTTDSFIWLPDNSNVVQGLRFRPAGVGTSDNNDYATGHDTAFHHWAVVANGSGELRVYRDGVDLGPSTPSGGTDFDIKAVGSGYTGTNQIFDGQIDELYIFDEALTSTQVSSLFSSNAVPEPSALVLLAFGGLLIVRRRR; this is encoded by the coding sequence ATGCGCCAGATTCAAAAACCCTCCGCCTTCGCCGCTCTCGTCGGATCGGCTCTCGCACTTCTCGCGGCTCCGGCTTCCGCCGCACTGCTTGCCCACTACTCGTTCGACAGCAATTTCACGGACGACTCGGGCAATTCCAACGACCTGACGACAGGCGGGGGAACGCCGAACATCACCACAACCTCCGGCGAACATGTCTTCGGGGGCGGCGCGCTGAACCTCGACAAGGCGAGCAACGAGTTTCTCGAACCGACGGTGGATTTCGGTTTTTCGACCACCGATGAATGGTCGGTGAGTTTCTGGGCGCGACGTCGCCCGGGGGCGGGAGCCCCGACCGGGATGGTGGTTGGAGACAACACCACGACTGATAGCTTCATCTGGCTTCCCGACAACAGTAACGTGGTCCAGGGGTTGAGGTTCCGTCCCGCAGGCGTCGGTACCAGCGACAACAACGACTACGCGACCGGGCATGATACCGCTTTCCACCACTGGGCCGTGGTTGCGAATGGTAGCGGTGAGTTGCGGGTCTACCGCGACGGCGTTGACCTCGGACCCAGCACGCCGAGCGGAGGCACCGACTTCGACATCAAGGCGGTCGGCAGCGGCTACACCGGGACCAACCAGATCTTCGACGGCCAGATCGACGAACTCTACATCTTCGACGAGGCCCTGACCTCCACACAGGTCTCCTCGCTCTTCTCTTCGAACGCCGTGCCCGAGCCTAGCGCGCTGGTGCTGCTCGCTTTCGGCGGACTTCTGATCGTCCGCCGGCGCCGCTGA
- a CDS encoding sialate O-acetylesterase: MKKLHVLSSGLAALCVSTASAGLLAHYPFDSDFTDSTGASNDLTAGNGTPVITNTVGEYVFGGGALDLSRAESEWLAPTTDFSFSTSDSWTVSFWAKRRAGAAAPTGMVVGDNTTTDSFIWLPDNSSVVQGLRFRPVGVGTSNNNDYSTGHDTDFHHWVVIADGTGTIRVYRDNADLGTRTPSGGSDFDIKAVGSGYTGSNQIFDGQIDELYIFDEALDVATVGELFSGSYGATDSTPPTLVGSDIVDGGGGAAVIENGLVTYTVTFSEEMTAPTVDTTDFGDAGTSGVNILSVTQVSPAVFEVLVSPTSTGTLQLQVNPGAVLTDGAGNALDTASAIIDDTSIQVDPGAVLPGVIGYYSFDSGFGDDSGNGNHLVVGDGTPTITTTAGEHVFGGGALDLDSATSNQEFLDLISPLSFGASDPWSVSFWVRRRAGSDDRQGMVLGDTTNTTDFIWATNSTSQVQGLRFRDDLGGNADFGDYPDDGSYHHWVVISDGAGTITAYRDNVAQTDVFQGGAFAITSVGHAYSATTFSMNGQIDELYIFDNAIDSAKVNELFTGVPDTDPPTLSAGGFVDDQSGGPVLVGDLVTYTVTFSEDMDDSTVTAADFGNAGSSTLSIGAVIETSPGVFTVEVTPTSAGTLQLQVNVGAVLADPSGNELDTLAAIADATVITVDSPDTTPPTLGAGDFSDDQGGGPVTVGTTVTFTISFSEDMDESTVDAADFGNAGTATISIGAISEVSPGVFTVEVTPTTAGTLQLEVVASATLDDAAGNPLDTGSAITSATSITVEDLPGPADIRRIHVFLLGGQSNADGRADPSGLPTSPVDLQQPQADVDFYENEAGGLTTLRPLSQFGPEVTLGRKLADNLGGDPDTRVAIIKYASGGTDLYSDWVAGGDATTTGDGPLYVGFQNVVTAGLSALASAYPNAVIEVSGMLWVQGERDAGSSEAANYETNLTNFIADIRLTYGSGLWFVVSRLSSGQTAVNAGGLATVRAAQDAVAAADSLTALLDTDGFGMKTDNLHFDATGQQQIGNGAAMWLLDFWPFLEPLEFTPQPGGGFEIVVNQAFDGFVYTLEGNPDLQPVNWAEIETLPPTGSSVTFSHTPAPGADREFYRVTRAMAP; this comes from the coding sequence ATGAAAAAACTCCACGTCCTGTCGTCGGGGCTCGCCGCCCTTTGCGTATCGACCGCCTCCGCGGGTCTGCTTGCCCACTACCCGTTCGACTCCGATTTCACCGATTCGACCGGTGCATCGAATGATCTCACGGCGGGCAATGGCACCCCCGTGATCACGAACACTGTCGGTGAGTATGTCTTCGGCGGTGGAGCCTTGGATCTGAGCAGGGCGGAGAGCGAGTGGCTCGCGCCAACCACCGACTTCAGTTTCAGCACCAGTGACTCCTGGACGGTCAGCTTCTGGGCGAAGCGACGGGCAGGCGCGGCCGCACCGACCGGAATGGTGGTCGGCGACAATACAACCACCGACAGCTTCATCTGGCTTCCCGACAACAGCAGCGTGGTCCAGGGACTCCGCTTCCGCCCGGTGGGCGTGGGCACGAGCAACAACAACGACTACTCGACCGGTCACGACACTGACTTCCACCACTGGGTCGTGATCGCTGATGGGACCGGGACGATCCGGGTGTATCGAGACAATGCCGACCTCGGCACCCGCACGCCGAGCGGTGGCAGCGACTTCGACATCAAGGCGGTTGGCAGCGGCTACACCGGGAGCAACCAGATCTTCGACGGCCAGATCGACGAACTCTACATCTTCGACGAGGCCCTCGATGTCGCCACGGTGGGTGAGTTGTTCTCGGGAAGCTATGGGGCGACGGATTCGACGCCTCCGACGCTGGTCGGCAGTGATATTGTGGATGGCGGCGGCGGTGCTGCCGTAATCGAAAACGGTCTGGTGACCTACACGGTTACCTTCAGCGAGGAGATGACGGCTCCGACGGTGGACACGACGGACTTCGGCGATGCCGGTACATCGGGTGTCAACATTCTCAGTGTGACCCAGGTTTCGCCGGCGGTTTTCGAAGTCTTGGTCTCGCCAACTTCCACTGGCACTCTCCAACTCCAGGTGAATCCGGGAGCGGTGCTGACCGACGGTGCCGGCAACGCGCTCGACACGGCTTCGGCCATCATCGACGACACGTCGATCCAGGTCGATCCAGGTGCGGTTCTTCCGGGAGTGATTGGCTACTATTCCTTCGACAGCGGTTTCGGCGATGATTCGGGCAACGGCAACCACCTCGTGGTGGGGGACGGTACCCCGACGATCACCACCACGGCTGGCGAGCACGTCTTCGGCGGAGGAGCGCTGGACCTCGATAGTGCGACTTCCAACCAAGAGTTTCTCGATCTGATCTCGCCTCTTTCGTTCGGAGCTTCGGACCCTTGGTCGGTTTCCTTCTGGGTGCGTCGGCGTGCCGGATCGGACGATCGCCAGGGGATGGTTCTGGGTGACACCACCAACACGACCGACTTCATCTGGGCCACCAACAGCACCAGCCAGGTGCAGGGATTGAGATTCCGCGATGACCTAGGGGGAAATGCCGACTTTGGAGACTATCCCGACGACGGCAGCTACCATCACTGGGTCGTGATTTCGGACGGTGCGGGCACGATCACCGCCTACCGGGACAACGTGGCACAGACCGACGTGTTCCAAGGCGGCGCTTTCGCAATCACTTCGGTGGGTCACGCCTACAGTGCCACGACGTTCTCGATGAACGGGCAGATCGACGAGCTTTACATCTTCGACAACGCGATCGACTCGGCCAAGGTGAACGAACTCTTCACCGGCGTTCCCGATACCGATCCTCCGACGCTTTCGGCGGGCGGATTTGTGGATGACCAGAGCGGCGGGCCGGTGCTCGTCGGCGACCTCGTGACGTACACCGTGACCTTCAGTGAGGACATGGATGATTCGACCGTGACCGCTGCGGACTTCGGCAATGCCGGATCCTCGACACTCAGCATCGGAGCCGTGATCGAGACCTCTCCCGGCGTGTTTACCGTGGAGGTGACCCCGACTTCCGCCGGAACGCTCCAGCTCCAGGTGAATGTCGGGGCCGTGCTCGCCGATCCCTCCGGCAACGAACTCGATACGCTGGCCGCGATTGCCGACGCCACTGTGATCACGGTGGACTCGCCGGACACGACACCGCCGACCTTGGGGGCAGGTGATTTCTCCGACGACCAGGGTGGTGGACCGGTGACGGTCGGAACAACCGTCACCTTTACGATCAGTTTCAGCGAGGACATGGACGAGTCGACCGTCGATGCCGCCGACTTCGGCAACGCCGGAACGGCGACCATCAGCATTGGCGCGATCAGCGAGGTGTCGCCGGGTGTCTTCACGGTGGAAGTCACGCCGACCACCGCCGGAACCCTTCAGCTCGAAGTCGTGGCTTCGGCGACTCTCGATGACGCGGCAGGCAACCCTCTGGACACGGGTTCCGCGATCACCTCCGCTACCAGCATCACGGTCGAGGATCTCCCGGGGCCTGCCGACATCCGGCGCATCCATGTGTTCCTGCTGGGTGGTCAATCGAATGCGGACGGCCGCGCGGATCCGTCGGGCCTACCAACCTCACCGGTCGATCTCCAGCAACCGCAGGCCGACGTCGATTTCTACGAGAACGAGGCCGGCGGGCTGACGACCCTGCGCCCCCTGTCGCAGTTCGGTCCCGAGGTCACCTTGGGTCGCAAGCTCGCGGACAATCTCGGCGGTGATCCGGACACTCGCGTCGCGATCATCAAGTACGCCAGCGGCGGCACCGATCTCTACAGCGATTGGGTGGCCGGCGGTGACGCCACAACGACCGGCGACGGCCCGCTTTACGTCGGCTTCCAGAATGTGGTGACTGCCGGACTGTCGGCGCTGGCGTCGGCCTATCCGAATGCCGTGATCGAGGTTTCCGGCATGCTTTGGGTCCAGGGCGAGCGCGATGCAGGATCGTCGGAAGCGGCGAACTACGAGACCAACCTGACCAACTTCATTGCCGACATTCGCCTGACCTATGGCAGCGGATTGTGGTTCGTGGTCAGCCGGCTTTCCTCCGGACAAACGGCGGTCAATGCGGGCGGTCTCGCGACGGTTCGTGCGGCGCAGGACGCGGTCGCGGCGGCGGATTCGCTGACCGCGCTGCTGGATACCGACGGCTTCGGCATGAAGACGGACAACCTGCACTTCGATGCGACCGGCCAGCAACAGATCGGCAACGGGGCCGCCATGTGGCTGCTTGATTTCTGGCCGTTCCTTGAGCCGCTCGAATTCACCCCGCAACCGGGTGGAGGCTTCGAGATCGTCGTCAATCAGGCCTTTGACGGATTCGTCTATACGCTCGAGGGAAATCCCGATCTGCAACCGGTGAACTGGGCCGAGATCGAGACCCTTCCGCCCACGGGATCCTCGGTCACCTTCAGCCACACGCCAGCTCCCGGCGCGGATCGCGAGTTCTACCGGGTGACGCGGGCGATGGCACCGTGA